The genomic interval CCCTTGGGTTTCCATTGTACATTATCATGATTGACttaatattattgattttttttataaaataaacatgtcataTTGTTTTCATTTCTTGACTGGTTTAGCAATCATTGAGGTCAGTTGCTGTCTTTACTTTATTTTTAGCTTATTTTACTTGCTATATTGAGATCTGActttttctgaatattttttatgCTTAGCGAAAGCCAAATTATTTCCTTAACCAAGTGGTGAAAGTCCAGCTGTTTGTGCCTTTTTAATCTTGTCTATGTAACTAATACCTAGTTGGGATTACGTCCATTTCAGATTAAGCGATGAAGCTGTGAACGTTGCATGTTCAGAGTGTAGTAGTGAAGATATGCAGGGTGAAGATGATGTATTCCCGGTTGACGTACAGTTCTCTCACTGCTTGAATTCTCTAGAATCTGACCTGAATGATTTAATTGGTGAGCACAGTAAAAGGAATGGACACAATCCTTGGCTTAGTATTTCCAATTATTAagatatgagccatgctctgtagaaaagggagtttaatgaatgtgcgtaaagtgtcgtcccagattagcctgttcagtctgcacaggctaatcaggagcaacactttccatctaaacttgatttttgctaagaaaagactttctttaaacaaactattataaaagcggaaagtgtcgtccctgataagcctgtgcagacacaggctaatcagggatgacacttttaagtacatgcattaaaccctatatTTCACAGAGTATGGCCAACATGATTTCTAGATGCCACAATATCACAACCCTACAAGCCCAGGCTAGTATATTTTGCACCAGGGTTTTTCTGATTTTCAGATCGATTTAGGCAGGCATGGAACATTTTCTTTGTAGTCAGTAATCATATAGGTCTTTAAAGTATTACGTTGTAGATTCAAATTAATTTTACAATAGTGGTTCCTTATATCAGATATCCAGTAAATGCTTGTATTcagaaacaaaatagtttttgaaACTACATGACTGATCAGATTGAAGCATTTGAATGTATGTAATACTGTTTCCAATTATTAATGttgacaattaaaataataatttgattgaTAAAGCATTTAAAGTTGTGAATTGATTTTCATATTCAAATTTGAGATTTTAAATTTAGACATTTCCATTTTTGTAACACAGATTCCACTGCAATGGTTAATGTGGGTTGGACAGACTGGGACATCAGCATGACCTGTAGCAGCAACAACATTAACAACAGTAGCAGCACCTGCTCAAGTCCCACAAGTAttaacagcagcagcagtggtggtggtggtactcTCTCCGATTGGTCCCCATCCTATATGCCTGTCCCGGAGGCGTCCCAGGCCTTCACATGTACCACTCTGGCCACCAGTTGTAAAACAAAGTCTAAATCATCAAGGCATCCAGTATGCCAGAAATGGTGAGGTTATAAATGGATGATTGCTGAAATGGTTATAATTGTGATGGCAGAAGCTATTTAAATGACGTTTCTAATGCACTACTTATATCATGCAAAGAttattccaattaaaaaaaacaaacaaggatTTATTATACTATTTTCTGATGCTGCCTATTTTAAATTTGActatactatttaaaaaaatgttaatgcaTTTATGTAAACACACATTTGTCTGTGTTTCTTTCAGGAAAAACATGTCAGATAATGAAAGATTTAAACTAATTGATGAACTTTCATTAACTATCAGTCATCAACTGGAATTTAGAGAGCAAATGGAAATCATCAAAATTATAGACCCAGCTGCAAACTTGAATAAACATCGCACAGAATTTGTTATTGGTAAGTCCTTGATATCTCTGGGGATATACACTGTTTAATTATTGTTATCACCATAAAATTCTCATTGTGAGCTAACCCCATTTATTACTATAACCACATACCTATATAACAACTGATAACAGTAAGTGAAATAATTTCCATGTCTTTGTCATAACAgggatatgatttttttttaaataaattggccgtgctctgtgaaaaaggtgtttaatgcatgtgtatgaagtgtcgtcccagattagcctgtgcattcttaatttcttgaaatgaaaaatatgaaatcataaagtgttgtccctgattagcctgtgcgttctgcattggcttatctgggacgacactgtagggttatgcattaaacccctttttcacagagcatgtccCAAATTATTTCAGACCTGTATGCTATAGACGAAGGCAAATTGAGGAGAATTCAGGACCTCGTTAATCTGCACTGTGACCCGTCAGACCACCTTGGAGCTACCAACACTCACAATTCCAACACTCCCTGCAAGGGCTCCAAGGTAGGGGATATCAGCACTATCTTGTAACGCAAAGCTGTTTTACTCTTATTTAGatgaaaattgtcaaaaaatgctTAAATGGGGAAAAATAGTTATAAATGATGTTTTACTATGGAACAATCCTTTTGATGGATATGTTAGTATTTTTAGCCAAAAAACACTAATCCAAATACATTTGAcctttctctgtgaaaagggggtttaatgcatatgcatagtgtcaacccagattagcctgtgaagtctgcacaggcttatcagaggtgacactttccgctttaactggatgtttgctaagaagagtctctctttaaacgaaaaaaagctgaaagtgttgtaccttataagcctgagctgactgcacaggcgaatGTGACGAAACTGTACAGAGATGCATAAAAAAACCTTTCCACAGAGCAGGGGTCATttagttgaaacctatttattttagctggattacatggaaagcctaaggcttatttgaaacactcttgagtccgtttcctgggaccataactagtacttggtgtctatgggagaaatctaaagaacgctctaacagtggggatcgaacccatga from Dreissena polymorpha isolate Duluth1 chromosome 1, UMN_Dpol_1.0, whole genome shotgun sequence carries:
- the LOC127872391 gene encoding protein FAM199X-like isoform X2, which codes for MSTRTKYFPWSPDVLLTRDNTWPVADDSDEESLDLWNVGSRLSDEAVNVACSECSSEDMQGEDDVFPVDVQFSHCLNSLESDLNDLIDSTAMVNVGWTDWDISMTCSSNNINNSSSTCSSPTSINSSSSGGGGTLSDWSPSYMPVPEASQAFTCTTLATSCKTKSKSSRHPVCQKWKNMSDNERFKLIDELSLTISHQLEFREQMEIIKIIDPAANLNKHRTEFVIDLYAIDEGKLRRIQDLVNLHCDPSDHLGATNTHNSNTPCKGSKRSKSQDRRPKVARQRTQKEYRQKLKERRSGLFVQEERLAVSTAIMEEEIDVLG
- the LOC127872391 gene encoding protein FAM199X-like isoform X1, with the translated sequence MLSDAPFLSPWSPDVLLTRDNTWPVADDSDEESLDLWNVGSRLSDEAVNVACSECSSEDMQGEDDVFPVDVQFSHCLNSLESDLNDLIDSTAMVNVGWTDWDISMTCSSNNINNSSSTCSSPTSINSSSSGGGGTLSDWSPSYMPVPEASQAFTCTTLATSCKTKSKSSRHPVCQKWKNMSDNERFKLIDELSLTISHQLEFREQMEIIKIIDPAANLNKHRTEFVIDLYAIDEGKLRRIQDLVNLHCDPSDHLGATNTHNSNTPCKGSKRSKSQDRRPKVARQRTQKEYRQKLKERRSGLFVQEERLAVSTAIMEEEIDVLG
- the LOC127872391 gene encoding protein FAM199X-like isoform X3, with protein sequence MQGEDDVFPVDVQFSHCLNSLESDLNDLIDSTAMVNVGWTDWDISMTCSSNNINNSSSTCSSPTSINSSSSGGGGTLSDWSPSYMPVPEASQAFTCTTLATSCKTKSKSSRHPVCQKWKNMSDNERFKLIDELSLTISHQLEFREQMEIIKIIDPAANLNKHRTEFVIDLYAIDEGKLRRIQDLVNLHCDPSDHLGATNTHNSNTPCKGSKRSKSQDRRPKVARQRTQKEYRQKLKERRSGLFVQEERLAVSTAIMEEEIDVLG